In Nitrososphaerota archaeon, a genomic segment contains:
- the leuS gene encoding leucine--tRNA ligase gives MPINWDSIQDKWRRRWSDAKIFEANPDPAKKKFYITVAYPYPNSPQHIGHGRTYTLTDVYARYKRMQGFNVLLPMAFHYTGTPILAMSRRISEGDPELIDTFREIYGVSDDDIKKLGEPINIARYFHQEIKNGMIEIGYSMDWRREFTTIDPQYSKFIEWQFHKLAEKGYITRGSHPVGWCPKDGNPVGQHDTVGDVEPEIGEYTLVKFDLDGYIIPTATLRPETVFGITNVWINPDAKYVKAKLGNEKWVIGMDAIPNLEILGSKITIESEHTGSEFIGKYLVNRFTGVKTVILPAKFVDPKNGTGIVMSVPAHAPYDFQALEDLKKDYKFQDMLKSINSIVIISSEKYSGIPAAEIIKEMGIQRQDDSKLEEATQQLYTYEFSLGKMLPNTREYAGLGVRETRDKVKAEMLKTGKGTTLYTIMNRPVICRCGTECKVKIFENQWFINYGDSKWKETARECLASMAFLPEDIRPEFQYTVGWLREKACARKSGMGTKLPFDKEWIIESLSDSVIYMAYYTIARLLNRNKIAAEQLTDEFFDYVFLGQGDAGKVSGTTKIERNVIEETRKEFLYFYPLDSRHSGRDLVPNHLTFFIFNHCAIFPRELWPKQIVVNGSMLMEGKKMSKSFGNIIPLRQAIRSYGADPLRVSIMATAELLQDADFGRDLIRTFTERLNRFYSVTQEVSQASDIEKSKLSVADKWLLSRIQRTIALATEAMEKLRVREALHHIVYILDQDIAWYLKRTASPESVKDSVLKYVVQARVRMLAPFVPYICEEVWEMLGNRDFIATSPWPKVDDTLSDTVAEEAESLVKNVLDDVQNILKVTKMSPKKAILYTSSKWKWQAYLTAIELGEKGELNVGALIKTLLKDESLKKKAKEVSGFSQILVEEVSIMAAGMKSRRKELGSLDEKPVLLDAKSFFEAELGCEVQIYSEDDATIFDPKGRAARAKPYRPAIFIE, from the coding sequence TTGCCGATAAATTGGGATTCGATTCAGGACAAATGGAGAAGGCGATGGTCAGACGCTAAGATTTTCGAAGCAAATCCAGATCCTGCTAAGAAAAAATTCTATATTACAGTTGCTTACCCATACCCAAATTCTCCTCAGCATATAGGGCATGGAAGGACGTACACTCTAACAGATGTCTACGCCAGATACAAGAGGATGCAGGGCTTCAACGTGCTGCTGCCTATGGCATTTCATTACACGGGGACGCCAATACTTGCGATGTCGAGGAGGATATCAGAAGGAGACCCAGAACTTATAGATACGTTCAGAGAGATTTATGGAGTTTCTGATGATGACATAAAGAAGCTCGGAGAGCCTATCAACATAGCAAGGTACTTCCATCAAGAAATCAAGAACGGGATGATCGAGATAGGATATTCGATGGACTGGCGGAGAGAATTTACCACTATTGACCCACAATACAGCAAATTTATCGAGTGGCAGTTCCACAAACTTGCAGAGAAAGGGTACATTACAAGAGGGAGCCATCCTGTAGGCTGGTGCCCGAAAGACGGAAATCCCGTTGGCCAGCACGACACTGTTGGCGATGTGGAACCTGAAATCGGGGAGTACACCCTTGTAAAGTTCGACCTTGATGGCTATATCATACCCACTGCGACATTAAGACCAGAGACTGTCTTTGGAATCACAAATGTATGGATCAACCCAGATGCGAAATACGTTAAGGCAAAACTAGGTAATGAAAAATGGGTTATTGGTATGGATGCGATACCCAATCTCGAAATTCTTGGTAGCAAGATCACAATAGAGTCGGAGCATACAGGCAGTGAGTTCATCGGCAAATATCTTGTAAACAGGTTTACAGGCGTGAAAACTGTTATTCTGCCTGCAAAGTTCGTCGACCCGAAGAACGGGACAGGGATCGTGATGTCAGTCCCCGCTCATGCCCCATACGACTTTCAAGCGCTAGAAGACCTGAAAAAGGATTACAAGTTCCAAGACATGCTCAAGAGCATAAACTCTATCGTGATAATCTCTTCCGAGAAGTATTCTGGTATACCTGCAGCGGAAATAATCAAGGAGATGGGCATTCAGAGACAAGACGATTCTAAACTGGAGGAAGCTACCCAGCAGCTATACACTTATGAATTCAGCCTTGGCAAGATGCTCCCGAATACCAGAGAATATGCAGGCCTAGGCGTGCGGGAAACAAGGGATAAGGTCAAAGCGGAGATGCTGAAGACTGGCAAGGGAACGACTCTCTACACCATAATGAACAGGCCTGTAATCTGCAGGTGCGGAACTGAATGCAAGGTCAAGATTTTCGAGAATCAATGGTTCATCAACTACGGCGATTCGAAGTGGAAGGAAACTGCAAGAGAATGTCTTGCTTCAATGGCCTTCCTGCCAGAAGACATAAGGCCCGAATTTCAGTACACTGTGGGATGGTTAAGAGAGAAGGCTTGTGCAAGGAAGTCTGGGATGGGTACTAAACTTCCATTCGATAAGGAATGGATCATAGAAAGTCTTTCAGACTCGGTAATCTACATGGCCTATTACACAATAGCAAGACTCCTGAACCGAAACAAGATAGCTGCAGAACAATTGACAGACGAATTCTTCGACTATGTTTTTCTTGGCCAGGGTGATGCTGGAAAAGTTTCAGGAACGACAAAAATAGAAAGAAATGTTATAGAAGAAACTAGGAAAGAGTTTCTGTACTTCTATCCTCTTGACAGCAGGCACTCTGGCAGGGATTTGGTGCCTAATCATCTGACCTTCTTCATCTTCAACCATTGCGCAATATTTCCTAGGGAGCTTTGGCCCAAGCAGATAGTCGTCAACGGGTCAATGCTGATGGAGGGGAAGAAGATGTCGAAATCCTTTGGGAATATCATCCCGTTAAGGCAGGCAATAAGATCGTATGGAGCGGACCCTCTAAGAGTTTCGATAATGGCTACTGCTGAATTGCTGCAGGACGCGGATTTTGGCAGAGACCTTATCAGAACCTTTACAGAAAGATTGAACAGGTTCTATTCTGTTACACAGGAGGTTTCGCAGGCGTCAGATATTGAAAAATCGAAACTCTCTGTTGCAGACAAGTGGCTGCTGAGCAGAATCCAGAGGACGATAGCGCTCGCGACGGAAGCCATGGAGAAGCTAAGGGTCAGAGAAGCTCTACACCATATAGTCTACATACTGGATCAGGATATTGCATGGTACCTTAAGAGAACTGCCAGCCCAGAAAGCGTGAAGGATTCTGTGCTGAAGTACGTCGTTCAGGCGAGGGTTAGGATGCTCGCACCGTTTGTGCCATATATCTGCGAAGAAGTATGGGAAATGCTGGGCAACAGGGATTTCATTGCTACATCTCCGTGGCCTAAAGTTGATGATACGCTATCAGATACGGTTGCTGAAGAAGCTGAAAGTCTGGTCAAGAATGTCTTGGATGACGTGCAGAACATACTGAAAGTTACCAAGATGAGTCCGAAGAAAGCGATCCTCTATACGAGCTCGAAATGGAAGTGGCAGGCTTATCTGACAGCGATTGAGTTAGGAGAGAAAGGAGAATTAAATGTTGGAGCTTTGATCAAAACTCTGCTGAAGGACGAATCGCTGAAGAAAAAGGCGAAAGAAGTATCAGGGTTCTCCCAGATCCTGGTTGAAGAAGTTTCTATAATGGCTGCTGGCATGAAGAGCAGAAGGAAGGAACTGGGCTCTTTAGATGAAAAACCAGTCCTCCTTGACGCAAAGAGTTTCTTTGAAGCTGAACTGGGGTGCGAAGTTCAAATTTACTCTGAAGATGACGCTACAATATTTGATCCTAAAGGCAGGGCTGCAAGGGCTAAACCATACAGACCTGCGATATTTATTGAGTGA